TCGTGTCCAACGGACTATTCAGAGCCTGAAGTTAATTACCAAGAGTTTTGACCTTACGGTCTATGTTACCAAAATGAGAATTGTTCCATCTCTTATGGTCATATTTAATATTTTTGAGCTTGTTAACAAGATGGTAGGCTAGTAATCCTTGAATTTCACTGGAATAAGCGTTTGTAATAACCTCAGGAGAGGAAGGATCACAAAACCAATATTTGAAGCATTTGTATGGCATTTCACCTTGATGAGAAAAATGATTACTCACCAGGATAGATAAAAGGTATGAGCCAACGACGTCGATATAAAAAAGCTTTGGAGTTTGCATAATGATTAAGCCCACAATGGAATCAAGTGGCTTCCCTCATACTTTCTTTCCAGCAGCTCATATTCCATCGCATCGGAAATGATTTAGCGACCCCTATCTAAACTAATTGGGTACtacattttgaaaattttgatcctCCAACCTTTGCCCCTGATGCACTGCTGCTCCGGAATCGGCTGAACACATATTCCTTCGTTACGGCTTGGAACACCCTTCTAACCCGCCTTTCAATCAATCCGAACACCAACCACATTTCCCCGTTCTCTTTAAATCCTCAAATAACCATTATGTAGCTCTTGCAAAGAACAACACCAAAATCTTCGATTACGACCTATTGTTTTTTCTTCTGATATCTATGGACAGACAGAAATGAGCTCATATCATGACAAAACCAAGCAACGCATGGGGACAGCTTATTGAAGGCCTTAAAAGCGGCAACATGAAATCTGAAAAGTGCAAAATGGATCACACCACCGGTTCTCCACCAATCAGTACCCCGGATATGGAAAGTAATATCAGAACAAAAACAATCATCTCAGTGGCCTGGTTCATTTTGGAAAGGGACTGCATAAAAATCAACCGCATATGTGCCAGCCATGGGGCATCCGAGAATTGTCGGTGCAGGTTTCATTTGCAGTGATTCAGACGCGAAAACTGTGATACTTTTGTGCAACCATTGGGAATAATCACTGCATTAATGGCCGAGGCTTGGCCCAGAGTGATGGCATCCAAAATAGAGATGGaacatcaacaaccaaaagttctcTTTGAGACAGATTCTGAAAATCTCATGCACTTCAACTGAGCCACCATGATACATATCAGAAATGATTATTGAAATAAAGCAGAGAATGTGTCAAATCCCATGTCCCCTATCCGGTACAATGATAGAGAAGGTAACCAAGTAGTGGGCGGACTAGCATATGCAGCAGATGGAAGTCAATCATGAAACTTTTCAACAACAATTTGAGACCATGTAATTTCACCATTTTTTAACCAAAATTTACTAAAAGGGTATTCTGAAAACATTTTAAACATGGAATCAAATGTATCAAACCATGTTCAGTCATTCTTTTTAATTATTCTAAAGAAAATTATAGTATTTAGTGGTACTTATACTTGGTCGAGGCAGAAATATTTTTTACTAGAAGAATGAAAAgcatttaaaaattaaaaataaaataaatttgaaTGACTTTTGCGGTGATTGTTTAATATCGTTGATGGTTGAAGGAATAAAGATTTATTTTCAAAAGCTTCGACCTTCCTTATATAAAATTTCGCCGATGATGGCTATTGTATTTGTTTTAACAATTTCTTCATAGgaaatttattttattaaaagaAAACAGAATTTTAAAACCTGGACTGAGTAGATGAACAGTAAAATGCACCGTCTGCGTCTGAAACTTCGGGCAGACATTTCTTTAGGCTGAATCTAGGAAGAACCATCAGTAGACTACTCCTAAATTTTTTTCTCTCTAGAGCGATATCAGTTTTAGCTCCGGTAAAAAAACTGGCCAACTCCGACGAGCTCAAATCCGCTCCACAAAACATGCATATCTGAGCTCCTTTTTGCTTTCCCTTTCCAAATCTAGACTTCGCTTTTAGGTTTCCCATTTCGTGTTCTAGTTTTAGCGCAATTTTCATTTTTCAAGGGGTTGTGTTGTCTTTCTTCCTGCTATTTAATGGcttctttgttgttttttctGTGTTTTACACTCCTTATCTGCACTTTTATGGTGTTTATTCATCACCTATTTTGGTTAGATTTAAGTGGGATTATGATAGTTGACGATTTTAATTTCAGACAAGCTTTGGATACTTGTGAAGAACAAGATCAAGGAAGTATGATTATGGGGTCATCACCAAAGAATTGGGCAAATTACTCCTTGCTTGTGGGAGCtcatctttctcaagaaaaaatcTTAACAAAATGGTTGGAAACTACTCCAAAGTTATCTTCCTCTCTTTGAATTGCACAGCATTGGTGCTTTCTTGGTTCTCCGATCTTTTTCTTCTCAGGTTTTTAGTTGGTACTACTTGCTGTAATTTGTTATGAATGATACTAACTCACTTCTAATAAATCAAATTTTGTGAATAAATGAAAATTGGTGGTGTTTAgcaggaaaaaaataaataaatggaaaACCGGCCATAATAAATATGGACCTAATCAACAAAGAACTATTGATGTATACGGAGATGTGTACTAAATGAGCACCACAGTGACTATGAGGTCACACAAAACTGGACACCAAATATCCTCATCAAACTAGAACGATAAAAAACAATACCCAAAAGGCACCATCCACCACAGACAGACCCCTCCTGGTTAATAATGTATATTTCCACTTTCACACATCCCCATCCATATATATTTGagtaacagcagcagcaccaaccaAAACGACAAAACTTACTCAGTATAAAAAGTTGCAGTTTCTTTAATAATTAGCTAacacaacaaaacaagaaataaataaatagtctCTTTCCGTTTCCTTTCTGCAAATTAAGAGTGTGTGCATATCCAAGCTTCAAGCAATAACTCAATCAGATTATTACAAGTTCCAACATCAACATCCCTCCCACCCTCCTCCGCCACCCTACCCACACACTCTCTGTCTCTCTGGTCCTTTTCTCTGCACACAAAAAAGCTAAACATTTTCTACATTTAATAGCCCTTCTTTCTCTTCcttttcatcaccaccaccaccaccaccaccatgacAAGTACCATTCATACTCGTTATTTCAACAGATGTGAGCTTCCTAGCTCTCAACGCTTCAGCTTCCCAATCAGTTCTCAACAGAATCACATATAAGACGGAAACAACACAAGCAGCCTGTGCAGATAATAATCCATACCAAAGTCCACTGAACCCTACATTCAACCAGAATGCTAAACCAACAGCAACTGGTGTGCCAATACAGTAGAAAGAACCCAGGTTAATCCTAGCGCCAACTGCAGGTTTTGCAGCTCCACGCAGTACACCACAACCGGTTGTTTGTGGGCAGTTTCCTAACTCGCAGAGCCCCATTATAGGCATTACCGCTGCCACCAGTACGCCAACTAGTTCATCTTTAGTGAAGAATCCTGCCCATCTTTCTCTTAATATTGCTGTCCATGTCACGTTCATGATCCCTATGATAAAAGCACACCCTAATGCTACCAGAGCTGCTAGTTTCGCCTTGTAGGGCTTTCCTGCCCCCAGCTCATTCCCTACCTGCAGCAGCatcaaccaaaaaaataaatatgtgGCCCTTGTTGATCAAATTCTGCATCATGTTTCGCACCAGATATAAAAATCCTAGTGTCTAGTGCTATATGCAAACTAGACATTGGTAAAGGCACACAGAAAAGAATTGCTTTCTCCAAGTACCATCTGGATCATAAAAAATAGATATCAATTACTTTAAAGTACCATATGGATTATCAAAATGCTGATACCTAAGAAATGGTGAAGATAACTTAGATAAGTACAAGTTTTTTTAGACCCACCAACAAAAATTTGGATTAAACAAAATCAAATTAAGGAAATAAACTTTGTTAATGAAATTTGTACTTACCCTGGTAGAAACACAAGCAGCTAAACCCATAGGAACAGTGTACATCAAGCTAGTAGTCTGAATGAGAATAGCAGTGGCAGCAACAGCAATAGTAGGATTAGGCAAATACCCAGCCAAGACAATCATAATCTCATACCACCACCACTCAAGACAAATCCCTAAACAGCTTGGTATAGCTAATCTCAACAATGGACCTAACCCACTAATCACATTCTTAACCCCGAATGTCCATTTTAATTTGCATCTTCCTGATACGTAAATATATCCAGACATCAAAATCACCATATTCAAATTTGTTAACACTGATGCCATTGCTACACCAGGTACTCCTAATTTCATTACCATCACTAACAACATGTTTAATGGGACATGAAACAAAACAGCTAGAACTGAACAATACATCATCGGTTTAGTAATCCCTTGTGATCTTAGATAAACTCGCAGCGGTTGTAATAATGTGTTTGTTAACAAATCAGGGAGTGAGTAGAGACAATATGTTGCAGCCATTGAGGTTATTGATGCATCCTGGCCTAAGAAAATCATGATAGATTGAAGATTTACCCATAATATACTTATGGGTATACTTGCTGTTAGTAAGATTAGGATTGTTTGTTGCAAAGAGAGTGATAATAAATCCCAATTTTTAGACCCAAAAGCTTGACTGCAAACTGGTTCTAAACCTGAAGCTAATCCAACTAAAACAGAGTACCCTGTTATATTTGTAAAGCCTATTGATAAAGCTCCACCAGCTAGCTCTAAACTTCCtaatcttcctaaaaacacaactGAAACCATAGCTCTTATGTATACCACGCAGTTCATTGCTGTTATTGGTATAGCCATACCCCATAGTTCTTTCAGTTCTTCCACAACCTATAATCAACAAAAAGAACAGAGAATAGAATGAAAAAACAGAGTTAGAGAAAAAGAAACAGAgacagagatagaaagagagaAGGGGAGAAAAGGGTTTTGATTAGATTACCTGAAGAATAGAAGGAGGCTTTTTGAGGGAACAATCTTCTGGTTCTTTGCCATGACCGTCAGTAATCATGTTCATCATAATACTTTCAAGGATTACTTGTTGTGCTAACTCTGGTTTTGGTGTTAATGAGATTTCAGTAGAGAGAGGAGGAGAGTAGAGAGTGTAGTGGGGAGAGTGGAGGTTGGAAGAGAAGATATAGAGGactcaggcgttggtaaagagcAAATGCCAAGGGGTTTTTATTGCCCTGCTTTTTTTAAGCGAAAAAATAAAGAAAGGTTAGGGGTTTTTCCTTGGAATAATTATTTGGGTTTTAAAATGAAAATTTGTAGTGTCTTTTCGAGTAAAGACTACAGAGAATGGAAGAGGAAAAACAGAGCAGACTGGTAGAATACTACATAGGATACACATTTTCGGTAAAGACTAGGGTCTACGGACTGTCTCGGATTAAGATGGTTGACCACGTGGAAGTCCAATCTTAAGTCTTAACCAGGGCCAGGTTCATTTGCCAATTTAAGTAAGACGTTATAATTCAACTCTCAGGGGGCAAGTCATACGGAAACGGAAGCTAGTTAAAATCGGTCATTTAATTGTAGAGCTGGTTTTACTGCTAATTAAGAAGCCGGTTACTTGTAATTAAGAACTATCAAGCCAACTAATTAGGATGCCGGCTCAAGCTCAGCCTTATCAGTTACTTTTAAGCATTCTAAAAGTGAAGTATTAAATTACTAAGCAGTTTCGTTCACAGAATTGAACTAATTTCCTTGTAATATCCAATTACTAGGCATTGGAGACTCGGCTAACGACTCGTTTTCAGTTTATCCATTCACAATAGGCCGACTGGTTAATCTGACAAGTTGTTCCGTTAAAACCCAGTTTAGGTTCGGTTACATAGGGTTAGCCTAAGGGCACTCCTGTCGGAGTAGTTAATGGCAAAAATGATGCTTTTAACCCGACTACTGGTGTGATAAAGGGGGTCTTTAAGTCCCATCAGACACATGCCGGTCTTAAATAAGGTTGTTCGGCATTGCTTTATCCGATTCCGTTATGAGTTAAACTCCACGTGTCAAAGCTAGACTTCACTTTGTCAGAGTGAAAATAAGCTTGACCTCTAGTAATTTTCCGTTGGCTCCGCGAGCAGAAATGGATCTTTTTTTAACCTAACTACatcataaaaatatattttatcaAATATTATCATAATTATATATTGTTAATTGTGCTGTTGTTAGATCGAAAATGCTGGTTGTGCCAAAAGAATTCGTACACACGTCTCACTTTGCGTCGAATAATCAAATCACTCCCGGCTCCCGCAACATTAAGCAGGAAACAATACTTAGAATAACAATACTTAAAGTTTCAAACCAATATCAATTATGTCCCTAGATTACGATCCTTTGTTCCAACCAAAAGAGTTGATTAActctttttttattctttttcttgtcATATTTTGCCTCACTACTAGGGAACTTGTTGCTTATCTACTTGTACGTTTGCAGGCGGCAGCACATACATGCACTTGACGGATGAGGTGCAAAAAAAATGAGGTGCAAAGAAGTTGCGAATCTTGGATAAAGTTGAATTTGCATTTTGTGCGCAGAAGTGAATTTCTAGGCATTGACTAAGCCAGCACCGCGTTTGCAAGAGAGTGATTGTGAAGCATACAGCGATAAACCAAGCTTTATGCGCAGAGGGGAGAGTCCGGGTTCTAGCCTTCTAGGACATAGGATGGGAATGCGACATCCTCTGCATTTTCTACCTAACACTCTTGACTTTTGTTCTCCGAAGTGCATATTATTGGTTTCTCTCCTTGGATAAAAAAATTAGTTTGCTTCTTCGGTTTTTATTTCTTTCGTCCCGCTCCAATCATACAAACTTCAATGGTTGGGTGTATGAGGACATCTAAGACTTAGCTATATGGAGAGTCAGTTGTCATTTGGGAATGATAACACACAAAATATAAGAGGATCTCATCCCTAAAATCTATGAAGATGCTTTGAATCTTAAATAATTTGTTGAAGTATCCAACAATATACATGAGGTAATACTCGCACACCATTGGCTTGTCTTGCGACATGGAGAATTTAGTGTCCATTCAAGTGGGGGAGAAGGCAAAATCTACCCCCTCATTCTCCTCAAGTGTAGGTGATAACGAGTCGTACTTGAATAAAAATTGATATTAGAGGTCATACATGAATAATAGAGACAAGTGGAATAGATTTATTGGGCATATCAATACTTAAGATTAGAATCGAGAAGCCATTGTTAGGAATGTGCACATCGCTAGTACTTGGGGAAACTTATAACATGTGAAGAAGTTACCTACGAGGTGTCAAAATTTGACCAAAAGCTCAAGCTTCCAAATGGTAAATAGTAAATCCGAATTTTTGGGATATTGCCtagctttttgtgaagcaaaatatttttgattttttgataccCATAGCTTTCGGGTTATGATCACAAACCTTTCCTTGAATTGATACGCTATGGTAGACATCGTGGAAACAATAAAGAACGGTAGACACATTCAAAATATAAATACGAGGATGCATGATACTGTCATATATATTAAGCTTAAGTCAAAGCTTTGGCATCTCTCTCGGTGGGCTGGCGGGCCTGGTTGGCTATGTATGATTGATAATAGATTTGGTCTCCCAATAAGTAATCAGAACTCTCTTTTAGCACCAGACAATTGTGTTGTCTTGTTAGGTCGGCCTACCACCTCTACTCAAAGTGCCAAACATGACCAATGGATTCTTCTTTGATGTTTCTTTCTTTCACAAATTTAATAAGTGTTTTTTGTTTAGAAAGAGTACAAACACTGAAAGTTTTATACAATTTCTATGTAAATGCTCCACACGCTCTCATCACAAAAACGCACCACCAAGAATATAATAGTTTCATCACTGCCGAATTGATTTCCTTGTGAAATTTCATTGGTATCTTGAATAAGTTGAAGAATGGATATTGGTTTGGTGGTCTTTTGTAAAGTTTGAGAATCCTAAAAGAAGAATAAACATTTACTATTAGCATGATTAAGATAGTACATTGGAAGTTAGGTACTTAATAATAATGGAATTGTATACTAAATCTCATCTATACGTGCAACTTATGGAAAGTTAAAGCATCGTTAGATTTATATATAGGAATCAAATGGGAAACTAGTAAGAATCAAGTTTAACCAAACCACGTCAAATAAATAtacattttgttgtttttcatttTGCAGTCattctttttagttttcttattcctcctttttctgttTGAGGTTGAAATTTCGGCCCTACTTCCGTTATTAACTCGAGAGGAACCCTTCTGCTCACCATGAAAGCTACATATATCCTAAACAAAAAGTCTAAACAGACCGagaaaaaaattgtgaaaaaaaAATCGCGTCAAAAGCTCTCACAAAACTGGACCCCTACTGTTCACCGCGGGGTCCATCGGAACCTATCAAAAAAAACTGTGAGAGCTTTCCAAGATACGGTTTTTGTGTGGTTTGTTTGCACGGTCTGTGCAGAACCACTGTATCCTAAATTCTTTTAGGAGAGctaattaagttaagttaatacataaatttgtGTGAGACTGTGACCTTGTTTCGAGGGCATTTCTTTTGACAGGATTTAAGGACAACTTTCTATCACTGGGCTTATTACACATGGCTTACTTGACTTATATTCTGGGCTAAGTTGTACAACAACATGAAACTTGGCCATCCACTTCCTAGTGAAGCTGAATAAGTACCCTCGTTCTTTGGATGGATGCTTTGTACAATAATTGACAGGCTAAGCTACACGAGGCCGACAACGTAAAGGTTGACCAAGGCCAACTTGGGGCATCATGTTGGTGTCACTTTACAATTAGGGATGCACAATGGTCGGTCAGTTCGGTTTTCAGGTGAAACCGTGGACTTAACTGTACAAAGCTCGGTTCTTACAATTCAAACTGAAACTGAACTGTTTACTAACCGGTTCGATTGTAAACTAAACTGACACGGTTCAGTTATTTTTTCGGTTTTAAACTGAAACTGGTCACTACCCTGTACCTGCTGAAAACTGTAAACTGAAGTAGACATAAACTGATACAAAAAACAAGTCTGAATAAACTGATAAACCCATACACAAAGTCTTAATAAACCAAGTAAAGAAAGGATTCTAAAGTCTTCGAAACCAAGGATATACTAAAGTACAAAAACTAGTAGTCTTAAAGTTTAACATAACAAAAGAAAGGTAGCATCAATATGAACTAAGCTGATTGCATTCCAAGTAAAATACTGCATCAATATGAGCTTTGAACCAAGTAAAAGACTGCAGTCCGTATCAATCATCCCATCAATTTTCAACCTTCAAATCTCTGGCAATGGTCCCAAAATTTCTGCAATTCATACAAAGAAGAAAGGCAAcacaaataagaaaacaaaatgactcaaaataaaaatagatgaaAAGTTGAAAGCAATACAAAttttaagtcaaaaaaaaaagaagagagagtcCATTACCATCCTCTATGCTTGAATTATCATCCGGTACATATTCAGATATGAAATCAAGAGAAATGGGTTGTTGTAACCAGCTTCGCGCATATATAAGTGCCTCAACTGTCCTGGCAGACAATGAGCTTCTCCATGGAGTAAGAATACGCTTTCCTATACTGAATGCAGATTCACTTGCAACTGAAGAGACTAGTACAGCCAAAATATCCTTCGCCATGAGTGATAGTACCCTATACTTGGTACTATTCGCCTGCCACCAAGCCAAAATATCAAATTCCTTGGTACTTGCTTCACATTCATCCCTCAAATACCTTTCAACTTTTATCCTTGGCTGAGAACAATTAACATTCATTCTTTGCTTTTTCTTTCTTGACTCAAGCATATCCTTAATACTTACTTCTTGCGCACAAACTACAACAACATCTACACCTGCGACACTTGTAGACCCAACACCTTCATCTGCATTGGCATTTGAATACATGGACCTGTACTCTTCATGGAGCTTTTCCATATCTTGTTTAACAGCTTTCAGAACAGTTTTAACCCTATACTCATCTTGCTCATACAAACTTCAAACCAGACTCTTTCTCTCGAGGATTAAGTAACTTAGCAGAAAACAAAATAGAGTTCATGACTTCATACTCTCCCCAATACGTGTTGTACTTTTGAAACATGAGATCATCCATCCTAGAAATATGAGGATCTCCTACAGTTTGTCTCAGGCGAACCAACTGTTCATACACCAAAGCCGACTGCCATAAACATTCATGTGTAGCAACCCGTGTTGAAGCCGAGAACTTAACTatagcatcaaaaaaaaaaatcttcaaacacTTCACAAGACATTTAGCGTAAAACCAATCATACGGAGCATGGTGACGGggcttgttctttttcttcttattcttcttattagtTACAGCAACTTCACATTCAGATTCACTAGACGAAGAATCAGCAAAATAATCATCACTATCAATTATAACTACATCATCAGTATTAGGTAAAGCCTCGTCAGAATTTTCCTTGAAAATGTACTTATCTTTGAAGCTCTTATCTTCCATTTATAACCTCTTAATTACCCTCTCATATGGAATTGCGGCTTCAAGCACATTTAAGAATACCATTTTCTTACATTCAATCTTCTCTAAAGAAGCACATTTTCGAAATTTGGACAACCTAGAGGGAGAACCGGTGACATACTTAATTACTGACCTTATCCTGCTGATTGACTTGTGGTATAAGAGAACTGCATCTTTAACAACAAGCGCAAGAACATGCACAACACGTTTCACCCGATAAGAATGAAACAAAACAATGATAGCATATCTGAAAAGCAGTGAAGGAAAATCAACAGATAAAAAATGGGAAAAAAAGATAACTAGCAATTTCAATCAGATTTCATCGACTTTCACTCACTTATCGAATTATATAGCTTTTCATAGTTCTAACTAAAACTAAATCTCGCCTCAAATTTGCTACTTGTTCACTTAATAGTTAAAATCAACATTCAGATGAGACCAACAAACACTACATTCGTTAAACAAACCTGAGTATCTCTGTAACTGAAGTAAGAATATATCCTATATATACATCTAAAATCCCACATCCTCCATTATCATAACCAGATCAATCATAAGATATGAGATGGGAAACCAACAGAGAAACTTCACATACATAAATAACACATAAGATTATTTCGATTCACATACATAAATAACATCAAAGCAATGTGAAAATATCTATGAAAAGCAAAAAAGGAAAAGCAATCTAACCTGCATGTATTGAGCTCGAACTATTGCTCAtgtccaattgatgacactgGTTTGAAGATAGTCAATTGCCACATTATTTGCACTGACATTGTCCAAAGTCACAGCAAAAACATCTTCTAACCCCCAATCCAGCAAACATCCCTCTAGCATTTTTCCAATATCCAGTCCAGTATGACCCTTGACCTGGCAAAACAAAATGATTCTCTTTTGAAGCTTCCAATTAATATCAATAAAGTGCACTGTCACATACATATAATTGAAGTTATTGGGAGAAGTCCATGTATCCGTTGTGAGAGATACTCTTTGTTTGTTGTCTTTGaaatacttcctcaacaatgCTTTCTCTTCTTTGTAGATGACTAAAAGATCTCGGTAGATTGTCATACGGATTGGCGCCTTGAATCTAGGTTCTAACACTTAATAAAATGACCTGAACCCTTTTCCTTCTACCAATCTGAAAGGTAGATCATCTTGTATCACAAACTCAACCAATTTACTTATACACATTTCCTTGTCATTATTAAGAGAAAGTAGTTGCGAAGATTTCCCAGGTTTTGGTATTGGAAACACCAAGCTTTACTGTCCTTTCTTCTTCCTATTGGGATTTTCACGACATCTGGTCAGGTGTGTCCTCATACTAGATGTTCCATTGCCTTGAGTTTTGGCTTGCATTTTCTTATTACAGTGATTAAATTCTGCTACTTCCTCATTGAGTCTAGTAAAATCATTCCATACTTTAGAAGTTACTCTTCCCTTCCTCTTTGGTTTACTTTCAGGTGCAGGGTCCTGTGTAGGCTGCTCCGTTGCTTGTGTAGCAACATCTCCAGGTGTTGTGGAAGGTGTCACTTCAGTAAACCCAGCTGTTGGAGATCGAGAGGCTGGAAATGACATCTTGCCCGACACAGAAACTGAACTACTTGCTCCTACCATTAGCAGTTACAGCCCCTGCAAAATGTAAACAAATTAGCATTGCAAAATGTAAACAAATTAGCATTTCAAGCTGCAAAAATAAGGAGACAACATATTCATAAACAAATCACAAAACTAACCATAAGACAACACAGTTATCCTTCGCAGTTTCAATCTTTCATTTTTCCACACAAAGCCAAGCATACTTATACACATAGATTGCATCAAGATTCCAATTCAATAACAAGTTACTAAAACAAACTTCCCTGCATAGAAAACATAACCTGAGTTATTTAAAGCTCTTTCCAATCAAACCAAATACTAACTAGAAAATATATTTCCCTGAACCGTGCATAACTTCCACAATAACTCGGCAAATATCCCGAGAATCACTCACGACTCTGTTTTGTAGAAGGAGAGAAAATCTTCCTTTATTTACGAATATAGGTAGTTATCTTCCTGTTTTTTTGCACCGAACCATAAATGATCCAAATCTCCCAGAATATCCTTGCCCATTACTTCACATATCTTCCCAGTTTAAACAAAATCCGAAGTATTCTTACTTTCCCGTGTCTTCGATATGTATGGAAATCTCCCTCTTTTGTCGACCCCAATACACATGATATTCCTGTTTTGATAAACCAAGCCCAAACCAATTCAGATCCACAAGAAACCCCGATCAAATCTCCATCAAACCAAATTCAGAAATTTCGGAAGTTTGAAAGTCCAGCTTCCCGCCAAAAGAACTTTTGATCGAAGAAgaaaagggtgtccccctaaccattcCTGAGGTGCCGATAGTAAAGGCCCTAGGATGCCCCTTAGCAATGAGGTGATCCTTATCCAATTAAGaggtgcctttagtgattttctcccacaagGGTAacaaccacttttcgagccaatttcgccgcaaaagcttatttttccaaaaacacctacaaaaacataaaaaaccaaatacgtacgaaatcaagcactaacaatacacataattgaaatcaaaatagacacataattgtgtacatca
This DNA window, taken from Papaver somniferum cultivar HN1 chromosome 3, ASM357369v1, whole genome shotgun sequence, encodes the following:
- the LOC113356322 gene encoding protein DETOXIFICATION 54-like, with product MMNMITDGHGKEPEDCSLKKPPSILQVVEELKELWGMAIPITAMNCVVYIRAMVSVVFLGRLGSLELAGGALSIGFTNITGYSVLVGLASGLEPVCSQAFGSKNWDLLSLSLQQTILILLTASIPISILWVNLQSIMIFLGQDASITSMAATYCLYSLPDLLTNTLLQPLRVYLRSQGITKPMMYCSVLAVLFHVPLNMLLVMVMKLGVPGVAMASVLTNLNMVILMSGYIYVSGRCKLKWTFGVKNVISGLGPLLRLAIPSCLGICLEWWWYEIMIVLAGYLPNPTIAVAATAILIQTTSLMYTVPMGLAACVSTRVGNELGAGKPYKAKLAALVALGCAFIIGIMNVTWTAILRERWAGFFTKDELVGVLVAAVMPIMGLCELGNCPQTTGCGVLRGAAKPAVGARINLGSFYCIGTPVAVGLAFWLNVGFSGLWYGLLSAQAACVVSVLYVILLRTDWEAEALRARKLTSVEITSMNGTCHGGGGGGGDEKEEKEGLLNVENV